A genomic region of Enterococcus sp. 12C11_DIV0727 contains the following coding sequences:
- a CDS encoding peptidase domain-containing ABC transporter, which produces MTKKIPFTEQSEHSECGLACTAMVLNYYDDNVTLSHLRDVYGVPKGGNTLTNLNQILLDRGIETKAIRVLDLEILEEQTTPTICFWEERHYVVLEKLTAKEATILDPASGRKKIKRAEFQESFSNIALIITDVDVTITQRKKQKNATWTILKNILNDQKAKVALFIALTLLIQMVTIAIPRLTQTIIDNSTAAVSNIFQIGSTIAILFIAYYLLQVARGLVLIVLENLFDLTLMKAFMKKIIHLPLRFFVNRSTGDLIFRANLSVIIQQIMSQRMLTISVDFLFVFIYLILMVNLSASLTLIAIFGAFLMGAISVVNSKRVQSITNKELIAQSKVQRILVELFEGMETVKSSGSENQFYSKWRQEFKNQIMLRAEKNRFSTWVRTIQTSIQFILPIILIYVGLFQVTKGQVTLGELISFNALSGAFIAPIVTVFDSYTEFLLLRSYFGKLNEILEAKENPRLAIEGEKIAAIDSVTVEDVSFKYSYFEEDILHSVSFKIEPGDKVAIVGKSGSGKSTLLKLLAGLYDTTSGQIKFNDIDLKQIDDRSLKNCVSIVNQKPTIFNASLYDNIVLNQDEATDERVEQAIFDSRVDEIIMNLPLGLETQISEGGMNLSGGQMQRISIARALVKETSLLLMDEPTSSLDNISENFIMNRLKTYDFTCIIVAHRLNTIKHFDRILVMDHGEIVEEGTHQELLALEGYYHSIYFDPMNVT; this is translated from the coding sequence TTGACGAAAAAGATACCATTTACTGAACAAAGCGAGCATAGTGAATGTGGATTAGCTTGTACAGCGATGGTTTTGAATTATTATGATGACAATGTAACGCTAAGTCATCTTCGAGATGTCTATGGCGTACCAAAGGGTGGTAACACTCTAACAAATCTGAATCAGATTTTACTAGATCGAGGAATTGAAACAAAGGCTATTCGTGTGTTAGATTTAGAGATTTTAGAGGAACAGACAACACCAACAATTTGTTTTTGGGAAGAACGTCATTATGTTGTGTTGGAGAAATTAACAGCTAAAGAAGCCACGATACTGGATCCAGCAAGTGGACGAAAAAAAATCAAACGAGCTGAATTTCAAGAAAGCTTCTCTAATATTGCCTTGATTATAACGGATGTTGATGTAACGATCACACAACGAAAAAAACAAAAAAATGCAACGTGGACGATTTTAAAAAATATTTTAAATGATCAAAAAGCAAAAGTTGCTCTATTTATTGCGTTGACGTTATTGATTCAAATGGTAACAATTGCGATTCCGAGATTAACCCAAACGATTATTGACAATTCAACAGCAGCTGTCTCTAACATCTTTCAAATAGGTTCAACGATCGCGATTCTTTTTATTGCGTATTACTTATTACAAGTTGCCAGAGGGTTAGTTTTAATTGTTCTAGAAAACTTATTTGATTTAACGCTGATGAAAGCTTTTATGAAGAAAATCATTCATTTACCACTACGCTTTTTTGTTAACCGTTCAACAGGGGACTTGATTTTCCGTGCTAACCTCAGCGTGATCATTCAGCAAATCATGAGTCAGCGGATGTTAACGATCTCAGTAGATTTCTTATTTGTTTTCATCTATTTGATTTTAATGGTCAATTTATCCGCTAGTTTAACGCTGATTGCTATTTTCGGTGCATTTTTGATGGGGGCAATTTCAGTTGTCAATTCTAAACGAGTTCAAAGCATCACCAATAAAGAATTGATTGCTCAATCTAAAGTTCAACGGATCTTAGTAGAATTATTTGAAGGAATGGAAACCGTTAAATCATCAGGATCCGAAAATCAATTTTATTCAAAATGGCGACAGGAATTCAAGAATCAAATCATGCTGCGAGCAGAGAAAAATCGCTTTTCAACTTGGGTCAGAACGATCCAAACATCGATTCAATTTATTTTGCCAATCATATTGATTTATGTGGGGCTATTTCAAGTAACCAAAGGCCAAGTAACATTAGGGGAACTAATCAGCTTCAACGCATTATCAGGGGCTTTTATCGCACCGATCGTGACCGTTTTTGATTCTTATACAGAGTTTTTACTACTACGTTCTTATTTCGGTAAGTTAAACGAAATTTTAGAAGCTAAGGAAAATCCTCGTCTAGCAATCGAAGGAGAAAAAATAGCTGCGATCGATTCTGTGACAGTTGAAGATGTATCATTTAAGTACAGTTACTTTGAGGAAGATATTTTGCATTCAGTTTCTTTTAAAATTGAACCTGGCGATAAAGTGGCAATTGTTGGGAAAAGTGGTTCAGGTAAAAGTACCTTATTAAAATTGTTGGCTGGTTTGTATGATACCACGTCAGGTCAGATCAAATTCAACGACATTGACTTAAAACAAATTGATGATCGTTCATTAAAAAATTGTGTTAGTATCGTTAATCAAAAACCGACGATTTTTAATGCATCCTTATATGATAATATCGTTTTGAATCAGGACGAGGCAACTGATGAACGAGTAGAACAAGCGATTTTTGATTCTAGAGTAGACGAAATCATTATGAATTTGCCATTAGGCTTGGAAACACAAATCTCTGAAGGCGGAATGAATTTATCTGGTGGACAGATGCAACGAATTTCAATTGCACGGGCTCTGGTAAAAGAAACCAGTTTACTATTGATGGATGAGCCAACAAGTTCACTAGATAATATTTCTGAAAACTTTATTATGAATCGATTGAAGACGTACGATTTTACTTGTATCATCGTGGCGCATCGTTTAAATACAATCAAACATTTTGACCGGATTCTAGTGATGGATCATGGGGAAATCGTGGAAGAAGGAACACATCAAGAGTTATTGGCGTTAGAAGGGTATTATCATTCAATCTATTTTGATCCGATGAATGTCACTTAA
- the lanM gene encoding type 2 lanthipeptide synthetase LanM, which yields MSLKNLAKATSIRQRYDVLTEYYLENHTSYSEGNLENYHNWRKRPTTVTDERFQEILASLQLTEEGFDLAIKELTVDEKAYISAAIYNESWVKTTKLILAQEDRLVGDVLDENKANFTYALRLHIDYFEKQLEQIVADFPEVQVQESAMTDYIGEVINRFMDIGLRTFVYDLHVEKEQLSFSEALDDKEGFQHYLMARFDTQEKLVEFFDHYPVLTRLYAETVDFQLINFRELMQALFESGSELKRVFQVEQPISLTGLKMGAGDSHDQGKSVAILTFSNEIKVVFKPKNLMIGERFDHFVQEVNKMEPTFDFYLTTKIVKENYTFEECLIYSECLTQDEVTHYYRQFGQTVALVYLLNGNDFHLENVLAFGQYPVLIDLETIIQNHFPMPDSENAIVKVMQENGESVVMSGLVPIYLFEERAEADVEGATKGIQLSALSGGEQKLPYKVLKLVNFDSVNMQFKYQEHITDAAENIPLYKGEKVDFVPYIETIIAGFKEFSAFAMKNKETLAFLAEKTFSDCLVRNVIKTTQSYGDLLDYSTHPTCMVDYIEREKLFENLWMHGYSNSNPVPYEVRDMLQHDVPIFFNPTSTKDLMASQGEIIKDMYQEKAIDLEVQRLRNFSELEEKEQLDYLKTSFGLYHSTDLQEKTIPLNEQTHQINFLDGATAVGEAVLEAAFLGEESIAWKDIEETTPDNYVVNVMNENFYDGITGMYLYFSELYHITKDQKFQKPYELAEALVLKLEEDYVDSISAFYGSFAAVYPLLYTYQYNHAPKLLETAESIANKYMERYENENVESYDWNGGTASIIKVFVHLYQQTNKKAYFLFAKQLLLDLELAQITQGGFAHGYSGVIHAANSLLKIENDPEITLIIKTCLVKERTTFDPAKKGWLDLRPTPPMINDLWCYGSTGIGLAYLDLWNSGFEDARLAEEIQIAAGRLINQQKRDDCLCHGNFGDLEFLIEYSKTDLATKQQKEQIRAKVQQAHQKIQDEQYTFEGLPTIPKYGLFTGLAGIGHELLRIHNADQAADILTLELPM from the coding sequence ATGAGTCTTAAAAATTTGGCGAAAGCAACATCGATTCGACAACGATATGATGTGTTAACAGAATATTATTTAGAGAACCATACGTCTTATTCTGAAGGAAATCTAGAAAATTATCATAACTGGCGTAAGCGACCTACAACGGTGACAGACGAACGCTTTCAGGAGATTTTAGCTTCATTACAATTGACCGAAGAAGGCTTTGACTTAGCGATAAAGGAACTGACTGTAGATGAAAAAGCCTATATTTCAGCGGCTATTTATAACGAAAGCTGGGTGAAAACAACTAAACTGATTTTAGCGCAAGAAGATCGTTTAGTTGGGGATGTTTTAGACGAAAACAAAGCGAATTTCACGTATGCCTTACGTCTGCACATTGATTATTTTGAAAAACAACTAGAGCAAATCGTAGCAGACTTTCCAGAAGTTCAAGTTCAGGAAAGTGCCATGACAGACTATATTGGTGAAGTAATCAATCGCTTTATGGACATCGGCTTACGAACTTTTGTCTATGATTTACATGTGGAGAAAGAGCAGTTGTCATTTTCAGAAGCATTAGATGACAAGGAAGGATTTCAGCACTATTTAATGGCTCGTTTTGATACACAAGAAAAGCTGGTCGAATTTTTTGACCACTATCCAGTCTTGACCAGGCTTTATGCTGAAACGGTTGATTTTCAATTGATTAATTTTCGAGAATTGATGCAAGCTCTCTTTGAGAGTGGATCAGAATTGAAGCGAGTATTCCAAGTAGAACAACCTATTTCTCTCACAGGGTTAAAAATGGGGGCAGGCGATTCACATGATCAAGGGAAATCAGTAGCGATTCTAACGTTCAGTAATGAAATTAAGGTTGTTTTCAAACCTAAAAATTTGATGATCGGTGAGCGTTTTGATCATTTTGTTCAAGAAGTGAATAAAATGGAACCAACATTTGATTTTTATTTGACCACAAAAATAGTCAAAGAAAATTATACCTTTGAAGAATGCTTGATCTATTCTGAATGTTTGACGCAAGACGAAGTGACTCATTATTATCGCCAATTTGGTCAAACGGTTGCTTTAGTTTATTTATTGAACGGAAACGATTTTCATTTAGAAAATGTACTTGCTTTTGGGCAATATCCTGTGTTGATCGATCTTGAAACAATTATTCAAAATCATTTTCCGATGCCAGATAGTGAAAATGCAATCGTGAAAGTAATGCAGGAAAATGGTGAATCAGTAGTCATGAGTGGCCTGGTACCTATTTATTTATTTGAAGAACGGGCGGAAGCAGATGTTGAGGGGGCGACCAAAGGGATTCAATTAAGTGCTTTAAGTGGCGGAGAGCAAAAATTACCCTATAAAGTCCTAAAATTAGTTAATTTTGATTCAGTCAATATGCAGTTTAAGTATCAAGAACATATTACGGATGCAGCTGAAAATATCCCTTTATATAAGGGTGAGAAAGTTGATTTTGTTCCTTATATCGAAACCATCATTGCTGGTTTTAAAGAATTCTCAGCATTTGCTATGAAAAATAAAGAAACCTTAGCCTTTTTAGCGGAAAAGACTTTTTCCGATTGTCTTGTTCGTAACGTGATCAAAACCACCCAAAGCTATGGTGATTTGTTAGATTACTCCACCCATCCTACTTGTATGGTCGACTATATCGAGCGGGAGAAACTCTTTGAAAATCTGTGGATGCATGGCTATTCTAACTCAAATCCAGTACCTTACGAAGTCAGAGATATGCTACAACATGATGTACCAATTTTCTTTAATCCAACTAGCACAAAAGATTTAATGGCTAGTCAAGGTGAAATTATCAAAGATATGTATCAAGAAAAAGCGATTGATCTCGAAGTACAACGTTTAAGAAACTTCTCAGAGCTAGAAGAAAAAGAACAGTTAGATTATCTAAAAACATCCTTTGGATTATATCATTCGACGGACTTACAAGAAAAAACAATTCCATTAAATGAGCAAACCCATCAAATAAACTTTTTAGATGGCGCAACAGCTGTAGGTGAAGCTGTACTTGAAGCAGCTTTTTTAGGAGAAGAATCGATTGCTTGGAAAGACATTGAAGAAACGACTCCAGATAATTATGTGGTCAACGTTATGAACGAAAATTTTTATGATGGCATTACTGGGATGTATCTGTATTTTAGTGAACTGTATCATATTACTAAAGACCAAAAATTCCAAAAACCGTACGAGTTGGCAGAAGCCTTAGTCTTAAAATTGGAAGAGGATTATGTCGATAGTATTTCAGCATTTTATGGTTCTTTTGCCGCAGTCTATCCATTGCTTTATACCTATCAATATAATCATGCACCGAAATTATTAGAGACAGCCGAATCGATTGCCAATAAGTATATGGAAAGATACGAAAATGAAAACGTTGAGAGTTATGATTGGAATGGTGGTACAGCTTCAATCATTAAAGTTTTTGTGCATCTGTATCAACAAACCAATAAAAAAGCTTATTTCTTGTTTGCTAAACAATTACTTTTAGATCTAGAACTTGCTCAAATAACTCAAGGTGGTTTTGCACATGGTTATTCAGGTGTAATTCATGCAGCAAATAGTCTATTAAAAATCGAGAACGATCCTGAAATCACATTGATTATTAAAACATGTTTAGTCAAAGAAAGAACGACTTTTGATCCTGCCAAAAAAGGCTGGTTGGATCTCCGTCCTACACCGCCTATGATCAATGATTTATGGTGTTATGGTTCAACAGGGATTGGTTTAGCCTATTTAGATTTATGGAATAGCGGATTTGAAGATGCTCGTTTAGCGGAAGAAATTCAAATTGCCGCAGGGCGACTGATCAACCAGCAAAAAAGAGATGATTGCTTATGCCATGGGAACTTTGGAGATCTAGAGTTTTTGATTGAATATAGCAAAACAGACTTGGCGACAAAACAACAAAAAGAACAAATTAGAGCGAAAGTGCAACAAGCCCATCAAAAAATTCAGGATGAACAGTATACCTTTGAAGGCTTGCCGACGATACCTAAATATGGACTGTTCACAGGTCTAGCTGGTATTGGCCATGAACTTTTACGAATTCATAATGCTGATCAAGCTGCAGACATACTAACGTTAGAACTACCGATGTAA
- a CDS encoding serine-rich class II lanthipeptide, which yields MNKQAEKKVGKSFEELTPEEMNKVQGSFGWSWSSSSSSSSSRSCYSTRCSYSCCSSRCCGW from the coding sequence ATGAACAAACAAGCTGAGAAAAAAGTTGGAAAATCTTTTGAAGAATTAACACCAGAAGAAATGAATAAAGTTCAAGGAAGCTTCGGTTGGAGCTGGTCTTCATCATCATCTTCATCATCATCAAGAAGCTGTTACTCTACAAGATGTAGCTATAGCTGCTGCTCTTCAAGATGTTGCGGATGGTAA
- a CDS encoding SpaA isopeptide-forming pilin-related protein yields the protein MKQKISYLFFSFVFVLLTLGALGGKQAEAVQGNASWSTGSSVNSQMGTAFTNDYMSNVQNNLLTPSSATSRFFAPVSCGGIQVIKYDERTNARLSGAQFTIYDRWGRAVQVIQTNYNGIAETRSLPLGYYSIKETKAPTGYQLETSALSFSILRAGQFICITKCNKPLPTQTGSLKVNKVGENNQALAGAVFDVYNANNQYVGRITTNANGVATLGNLPYGTYKLIEVQAPAGYELDATPKYVTISASSPGRVASITISNKKVVKTGTIEVIKKDEFGKLLAGAKFYVLNSKNVYVGQITTDANGVATLANLPYDTYVLLEYEAPEGYELDQTLKYVTLSESSPNGKASITVVNKKKITTGALEVIKKDEAGKLLAGAEFEVRDANDKVVGTITTDANGIATLKDLPFGTYKIIETKAPEGYELDATPKTITISKGDPNGVISITIENKKAKTTGNLEVVKKDEAGTLLAGAEFDVYNEKDELVGKITTDANGVGQLNDLPYGTYKLIETKAPEGFELDATPKTIKISKDDPNGKVSINVINKKTEPITGSLKITKYVKDSDPTVYLEGAVFEIYDNNNQLIGTHTTDVNGEILLNDLEPGKYYVIEVEAPPGYEQDATFYEVMVESGKIAEIRHANIKKENLGGLKITKYAKDKFGFETDIVLPNAEFEVKDSAGTIHKGTTDTQGELFFPDLPIGEVTITETKAPDGYKIEVATQNAKVVAETITGVTFYNPPKEELGRALVYLSSNDAKQALHGLEYSITCAEGAAFETTVVTNKFGQISTYLPPGEYEIEPVVKGYSTTPKATSFKIEANKFTIIRLTI from the coding sequence ATGAAACAGAAGATTAGCTATTTATTTTTTTCATTCGTTTTCGTCTTATTGACTTTGGGGGCCTTAGGTGGAAAGCAAGCTGAAGCTGTTCAGGGTAATGCATCATGGTCAACAGGATCAAGTGTGAATAGCCAAATGGGAACGGCTTTTACAAATGATTACATGTCAAATGTTCAAAATAATCTTTTGACACCATCAAGTGCAACATCACGCTTTTTTGCTCCAGTATCATGTGGCGGCATTCAAGTAATTAAATATGATGAACGCACAAATGCACGATTGTCAGGAGCACAGTTTACCATTTATGACCGCTGGGGTCGAGCAGTTCAAGTGATTCAGACGAATTACAATGGGATTGCAGAAACAAGATCCTTACCACTTGGATATTATTCTATTAAGGAAACGAAAGCACCGACTGGTTATCAACTAGAAACAAGTGCTTTGAGTTTCAGTATTCTTAGAGCAGGACAATTTATCTGTATCACTAAATGTAATAAACCGTTACCGACTCAAACTGGCAGTCTTAAAGTCAATAAAGTTGGTGAAAATAACCAAGCCTTAGCTGGAGCCGTTTTCGATGTGTACAATGCGAATAATCAATACGTGGGAAGAATCACGACAAATGCTAACGGAGTAGCCACATTAGGGAATCTACCATATGGCACGTACAAATTAATCGAAGTTCAAGCACCAGCTGGGTATGAATTAGATGCAACACCGAAGTATGTTACGATTTCTGCTTCCTCACCAGGAAGAGTAGCTAGTATTACGATTTCAAATAAAAAAGTAGTAAAAACTGGAACGATTGAAGTAATTAAAAAAGATGAGTTTGGCAAGTTATTAGCTGGAGCAAAATTCTATGTTCTAAACAGTAAGAATGTCTATGTAGGACAAATCACAACAGATGCCAATGGCGTTGCAACGTTGGCAAACCTACCTTATGACACATACGTATTACTGGAATATGAAGCACCAGAAGGCTATGAATTAGATCAAACGTTAAAATATGTTACGTTGTCTGAGAGTAGTCCGAACGGTAAAGCAAGTATTACTGTTGTGAATAAGAAGAAAATCACGACTGGCGCACTTGAAGTAATCAAAAAAGATGAAGCCGGCAAGTTGTTAGCTGGAGCAGAGTTTGAAGTTCGTGATGCCAATGATAAAGTTGTTGGAACTATTACAACAGATGCCAATGGGATTGCGACATTGAAAGATTTACCATTTGGCACATATAAAATAATTGAAACAAAAGCACCAGAGGGGTATGAGTTAGACGCAACACCAAAAACAATTACAATTTCCAAAGGTGATCCAAATGGGGTAATCAGTATCACCATTGAAAATAAAAAGGCTAAAACAACTGGAAATCTTGAAGTAGTTAAAAAAGATGAAGCTGGAACACTTTTAGCTGGGGCTGAATTTGATGTGTATAACGAAAAAGATGAGCTAGTTGGTAAAATCACAACAGATGCCAATGGCGTGGGCCAATTAAATGACCTACCGTATGGCACTTACAAGTTAATCGAAACAAAAGCACCAGAAGGCTTTGAATTAGACGCAACACCAAAAACAATTAAAATTTCGAAAGATGATCCAAACGGTAAAGTTTCAATTAATGTAATCAATAAAAAAACAGAACCGATCACTGGTTCTTTAAAAATCACGAAATATGTCAAGGATTCAGATCCAACGGTTTATTTAGAAGGTGCAGTATTTGAAATCTATGACAATAATAATCAACTTATCGGGACACACACCACAGATGTCAATGGAGAAATCCTCTTAAATGATTTAGAACCAGGTAAGTATTATGTGATCGAAGTTGAAGCACCACCAGGTTATGAACAAGACGCCACTTTCTACGAAGTGATGGTTGAATCTGGAAAAATAGCTGAAATAAGACATGCGAATATCAAAAAAGAAAACTTGGGCGGATTGAAAATTACCAAATATGCCAAAGATAAATTCGGTTTTGAAACAGATATAGTCTTACCAAATGCTGAGTTTGAAGTAAAGGATTCAGCTGGAACGATCCATAAAGGAACGACCGATACTCAAGGAGAACTTTTCTTCCCAGATTTACCGATTGGAGAAGTAACCATCACTGAAACGAAAGCACCAGATGGCTATAAAATCGAGGTAGCCACTCAAAATGCAAAAGTTGTTGCAGAGACAATCACAGGAGTAACATTTTATAATCCACCTAAAGAGGAATTAGGTCGTGCCTTAGTTTATCTTTCAAGTAACGATGCGAAACAAGCCCTACATGGCCTGGAATATAGCATCACCTGTGCGGAAGGTGCAGCGTTTGAAACAACAGTTGTTACCAATAAATTCGGACAAATCAGCACTTACTTGCCACCAGGTGAATATGAAATAGAACCTGTTGTAAAAGGATATTCGACCACTCCTAAAGCAACTAGCTTTAAAATTGAAGCGAATAAATTCACTATTATTAGATTAACGATTTAA
- a CDS encoding helix-turn-helix domain-containing protein produces the protein MNHYGTLLKNIRQEKGLSQKDIYDGIITRQAYYLIETNTSMPSFDKFLLILERLFISVDEFLYALDPEVFPTENHLYHQLSQAVFKKDKQQLTSLIAQSQTLYSTTKNKKYYHLNLITQAMALLNLEQSESDTIDCLKELMDPIKQYLIGIDKWYLYELKLLNNSLYCFELSEAIALGTLVGKKIDTLSTLEQYQDIKLRIYLNLSGLCLNCQDYENTLIFSTLAKENAQTDYRLFEKIIASLNYEIAKTTSQKLAVNAHITNYLSILETLDYQATVKEYRKVLKNNKITC, from the coding sequence TTGAACCATTATGGAACGTTATTAAAAAATATTAGACAGGAAAAAGGGCTCAGCCAAAAAGATATTTATGATGGCATCATTACTCGGCAAGCCTATTATTTGATCGAAACAAATACCAGCATGCCATCTTTTGACAAATTTTTACTGATACTGGAGAGACTTTTCATCTCTGTTGACGAATTCCTGTATGCCCTAGATCCTGAAGTATTTCCAACCGAAAATCACTTATATCACCAATTAAGCCAAGCTGTTTTTAAAAAAGATAAGCAACAACTAACGTCACTTATTGCGCAATCACAAACGCTATATAGTACAACAAAAAATAAAAAATATTACCACCTGAACTTAATTACACAGGCAATGGCACTCTTAAACCTAGAGCAGTCAGAGTCTGACACTATCGACTGTTTGAAAGAGCTAATGGACCCAATCAAACAATATTTAATTGGCATCGATAAATGGTATCTCTATGAATTAAAATTACTCAATAATTCTTTATATTGTTTTGAACTTTCTGAAGCAATTGCCTTGGGAACTTTAGTTGGAAAAAAAATCGACACACTCAGCACTTTGGAACAGTATCAAGATATCAAATTACGGATTTACCTAAATCTTTCTGGCTTATGCTTAAATTGTCAAGATTATGAAAATACACTAATTTTTTCAACCTTAGCCAAAGAAAATGCGCAAACGGATTACCGACTATTTGAAAAGATCATTGCCAGCCTAAACTATGAAATTGCTAAGACAACTAGTCAAAAACTCGCTGTCAACGCTCACATCACTAACTATTTATCTATTTTAGAAACGTTAGACTATCAGGCAACAGTCAAAGAATACAGAAAAGTATTGAAAAACAATAAGATTACTTGCTGA